A stretch of DNA from Bacteroidales bacterium:
CGCAGGCGGCTCATAAGTACCTCATAATTACACTACCCTTAGTAGGGATCGGTGCATCGGGAAGTCTTCATGCTTTTTTCGGTTGGGGGTTTAGAAATGTGCCTTTTACTGAATCAGTCTGCGCTTGAAGGGCTGTTGCTATCAGCATAATGGCCGCAATCATGAAGAGTTTTGTTTTCATATCATAAGTGTTTAAAATTATGATACAAAGGAAGGCCGAAGAATTGTTTCAGTTGCTCCACATTTGTTACCAAATTCTCCTAATCGAAGATTTCTTTCCTGATTCTGCTTAGCGACTTTGGAGCAATGCCTAAATAATTGGCGATATGATAGAGCTGCACTTTCTGAATGATCCCGGGATGCTTTTTTAAAAGATTCTCATAACGCTCCTTAGCTGAAAGCACCTGGAGTTGGACAGTTTGTTCCACTATCTTTAGGTATGCCTGTTCGGTTAATAATCGTCCGAGTCGTTCAATTTTTGGCACTTTAACATAAAGGTCATTTAAATCCTGCTGCATAATCACGAAGATTTCGGTATCTTCAATGGCCCTGATATTAATGGTTGAAGGCTTATTTGTCAGCCTGCTCTGATTGTTGTTTACCCAATCTCCTTCAAAGGCAAAATCAGTGGTGATCTCATCACCGTTTTCGATGATTTTGGAATAAATAAGCCGGAACTGACAAATCCAACAAAATTGCATACCTGGCCTTCTTCCAGGAAAAAATCATTCTTCTTCAATCTCCTTAATTCAAAAGCAGTGCTGAAAATCTCAATCTCTTCATCCGACAGTGAAACGAAGGGGTCAATGCTTATTTTAATTTTCTGAATTTTGTCCATGGAAGCAGTCAGAGTTTGTTTTAAACTTATTGAAAGTGAAAAATAAAATTGAACATTTGAATTATAAGGTAATTACATAGGATGTATCGACTGAATACCTTGTGAAAGCCTTGACGAAATTCAATTAAGTCCGAAATTATCGGCCAGGATTAATCCTGAAGTTGGGTAATTCTACCTGCAATCTTACTTTTGCCTGCAGAGCGTTGAAAACCCGTATTAAGGTGTCGATGGTTACATTACTGGCATTGCTCTCAATCCTCGATATCTGAGATTTCTTTACCCCAATCAGTTTGCCCAACTCTTCCTGTGTAAGTTTGCGTTCCTTCCGGGACTGTTTGATGGCCAGGCCAATGAGCTCAAGTTGTAATTCATATTCAAACAGATCACGCTCAGGGGTGCCAATCACCCCAACAAGCTTGTCCTGAACTTCTTCTAAAGTATGTGTTTTCATTTCCAATAGAATTAGCTTTTTGGATTCCTGTTTCTGACCATTCCAGGAAATAAAACATTAAATCAAAGATATAAAAGTTGCGTTATATGTAAACAACCTTATTAAATAATCCTACCTTATAATCGGTTATTTGCCATAAAGTTTCAAACTCACATTGGATAATGAAGGCTAATCGCCAGATAATTAAATCATTGTGAGCGCAAGTATCCTGGAGACTTAGTGTTAATTATCTCATTTTAAGAACTTCAGTATAGTTACAAAAATGTATAATATGAATGAGCCCTTTTCACCCCACCAGCTCTATCCTGTTGCCCTCCACATCAAGGATCACGCTCTCAAAATAGCCATCACCGGTGCGGCGTGGCTCCCCGACTACCTTAAAACCATCCCTGCGAAGGGTTTCAGTTAAAGTGAGAACGGCTTCTTCCGATCCCAGCTTAAAGGCAATATGGGTAAGGCCCTGCTGATGTTCTGCCGCCACAGGGCCACTTACTGCAGGCTTTCTCATCAGTTCCAGTGCTGCACCTTCTGCGAAACGGATAAAATAGGATTCAAACTGCTTTTCTGCATTGATATACTTTTCATTGCTCACCCCATTAAAATACTTGACATAGAAGCTTTTCAAGGCTTCCAGGTCTTTAGCCCAGAGTGCAATATGTGCAATATGCATAGAAAATTCAGTTTTGAAAAGATTAAGGTTTTGCCGCGAATGATGCCTGCCTCAGGATAGTTTTACCCAAAGGTATCATTTCTAATTTTTCAATTTTCTGTGTATTGAGGTTTTTCAGATTTATTATGATTTTCCCGTCTTTATAAGTTGCCTCGTGTCCTTCGATATAGGCATACCTGCTTTGATCCCCGGGTGTATAATAGAGGTCTTCAAAACCGGGGGCATAGATTTTACCTTTGATCTCATTGCCCGGAATAGGCAAGGCATATACCAAAGCCCCGTAACTGAAATACTTCTCATGGTTTAAATCCTCTGTTACCCGCACCTCTGCAGGGAATTCAATTTCCACTTCTTCATTTTCCGCAAATAGACGCTCAATGACAATGAAACCCTCTTCTATGACGTATTTTTCTTTGGTAATAAGGGTTTCAGCCCAAAGAGGTTTCTTTATTTTTAAACGGAGCAGCGTGGGCTTCTCAACCTTAATCCTGAACTGTACCCGGTTTTCATAAGGGTAACCGGTGATTTCATCTATGCTTACAGGTATTCCTGCTACTTTAGTTTGAAGGGTATTAGGTGCCAGGACTGCCGCCACCAGCGTATGCTCATCTTCTTTTAACCAGCATGACTGCAGGAAATAGGGTGATATCCTTCCTGCATTCGGGACACAACAGGCAGCTACATCCTGGTGGACAGCTGAATACTTATAACGGGTCTGATTCCTTCCTGCTTCTTTTTCACCGTTTTTCGTCCCCATCATTTCATATGAATTGTCGGTCTTCAGGTAGGCAATGCAGGAATGCTCAGGATTCCGGCTGCCCTGGGATGCATTATAAAAGATGGTTTCCATCACCTCTGCTGCGCTGATGTCACCACTTTTCTGAAACAGTACCGAATAACTATCCAAAAGTTCATGTAACGAACAGTATTCGTATCCGGTATGTGTTGCATCTGCATGACGTCCCGCGATCCATTCATCGCCAACAGCTCCTCCCGAGGGAGTAGTGCAGTCTGCTATCCTCTGACGATAGATCTGCAGGGCCTGCTGCAGCTGGGGCTTCCCTGTCGCATAAGCAGCCACTGTGAGCGGACGCATATGCTCATAGGTATGCACTCCATGCGATTGAAGTTTGTAATTGGGATCTAAAATATTCCTTAACTGGGCATCCTTCTCAGAGGAATGGTTTTCCGAAAAATTGAAATACAAAAAGGCAGCATATTCGCTGTATTTGCGGTCGCCGGTTAACTGGTACATCCTGTCAAGTACATCAGTAAAGGTCAGGCCATGGGCCACACCTCCTGAAAAATCAGTGCCTGCAAAAAAAGGCTGTGACTTATCCTTTGGGTAGTTCCTGATCACATCATCCACCGCCCTGATCAATGCATCCCAGACTCGCCGGTCCTGTGTGCATTCATAATAAGCAAGCAAGCCCCGGTGCAGGGTTGCCTTCGACCATAATTCGCCATTTTCTCCTGTAAATTGATAGCGAAGCTCCTTATCATAAATTCCCAGGTACCCATCTTCATCCTGCGTACTCAATATCTTGTCAATGTAAGCCTGCACATTTTGTTTTGCCTGCTGGTCATCCAGTAACAGGGCATATCGGATATAGCCGTCCCACCAGTTCGACTGAGTTTCGGAATTCCACCATTTGTATTGTTCATCGCCTCCAACATCTCCTTCCTTAAGATTCCCAAGCTCTTTCACACTGCTGTTT
This window harbors:
- a CDS encoding VOC family protein, producing MHIAHIALWAKDLEALKSFYVKYFNGVSNEKYINAEKQFESYFIRFAEGAALELMRKPAVSGPVAAEHQQGLTHIAFKLGSEEAVLTLTETLRRDGFKVVGEPRRTGDGYFESVILDVEGNRIELVG
- a CDS encoding glycoside hydrolase family 127 protein, with the translated sequence MKTIASTLLLFVSMFHLYGQNQPLQEKYQRLPFGSIKPTGWLKTQMEKDLQGFVGNLGKLIPDLVEDPIYGEGRLHKNSSVKELGNLKEGDVGGDEQYKWWNSETQSNWWDGYIRYALLLDDQQAKQNVQAYIDKILSTQDEDGYLGIYDKELRYQFTGENGELWSKATLHRGLLAYYECTQDRRVWDALIRAVDDVIRNYPKDKSQPFFAGTDFSGGVAHGLTFTDVLDRMYQLTGDRKYSEYAAFLYFNFSENHSSEKDAQLRNILDPNYKLQSHGVHTYEHMRPLTVAAYATGKPQLQQALQIYRQRIADCTTPSGGAVGDEWIAGRHADATHTGYEYCSLHELLDSYSVLFQKSGDISAAEVMETIFYNASQGSRNPEHSCIAYLKTDNSYEMMGTKNGEKEAGRNQTRYKYSAVHQDVAACCVPNAGRISPYFLQSCWLKEDEHTLVAAVLAPNTLQTKVAGIPVSIDEITGYPYENRVQFRIKVEKPTLLRLKIKKPLWAETLITKEKYVIEEGFIVIERLFAENEEVEIEFPAEVRVTEDLNHEKYFSYGALVYALPIPGNEIKGKIYAPGFEDLYYTPGDQSRYAYIEGHEATYKDGKIIINLKNLNTQKIEKLEMIPLGKTILRQASFAAKP
- a CDS encoding helix-turn-helix transcriptional regulator yields the protein MKTHTLEEVQDKLVGVIGTPERDLFEYELQLELIGLAIKQSRKERKLTQEELGKLIGVKKSQISRIESNASNVTIDTLIRVFNALQAKVRLQVELPNFRINPGR